Proteins encoded in a region of the Sphingomonas jaspsi DSM 18422 genome:
- the ribA gene encoding GTP cyclohydrolase II → MTQGAALSHAIAAFRAGRAVRIGRTDFLALETASQAMLDLFAPGAKGCLILSGPRAATLGLGNQKDAATDGPVSVARCDWMGQAEALALADPARDMERAPIGPAKACRLLDEAAHAIELARLAGLLPAVWATVATDIAVVDLDPALIDAPVVADIVARAKLPLDDLPPSQMVSFRDPSSGEDHVALVVGAFGGKPPLVRLHSECLTGDVFGSLKCDCGPQLKEALRIIGQEGGGVLLYLRQEGRGIGLANKLRAYALQDRGLDTVDANRRLGFADDERDYAMAAAMLRALHIDAVRLLTNNPNKVAGLEREGISVFERVGHHMPTNPHNADYIATKKARSGHFD, encoded by the coding sequence GTGACGCAGGGCGCGGCGCTCAGTCATGCGATCGCCGCCTTCCGGGCCGGCCGCGCGGTGCGGATCGGCCGGACCGACTTTCTCGCCCTCGAAACCGCCAGCCAGGCGATGCTCGACCTGTTCGCGCCGGGCGCGAAGGGCTGCCTTATCCTCAGTGGCCCGCGAGCGGCGACGCTGGGCCTTGGCAATCAGAAAGATGCCGCGACCGATGGCCCGGTGTCGGTGGCGCGTTGCGATTGGATGGGGCAGGCCGAGGCGCTGGCCTTGGCCGATCCGGCGCGGGACATGGAACGCGCGCCCATCGGTCCGGCCAAAGCATGCCGACTTCTCGACGAAGCGGCCCACGCGATCGAACTCGCCCGCCTCGCGGGACTTCTGCCGGCGGTGTGGGCCACCGTCGCGACCGACATTGCCGTCGTCGACCTCGATCCGGCGCTCATCGATGCGCCCGTCGTGGCTGACATCGTGGCGCGGGCAAAGCTGCCATTGGACGACCTGCCTCCCAGCCAGATGGTTTCGTTCCGCGACCCTTCGTCAGGCGAAGATCATGTCGCGCTGGTGGTCGGCGCGTTTGGGGGCAAGCCGCCCCTGGTGCGGCTGCACAGCGAGTGCCTGACCGGAGACGTATTCGGCAGCCTCAAGTGCGATTGCGGTCCCCAGCTGAAGGAAGCGCTGCGCATCATCGGCCAGGAAGGCGGCGGCGTCCTGCTGTACCTGCGCCAGGAAGGGCGTGGGATCGGCCTTGCCAACAAGCTGCGCGCTTATGCACTGCAGGATCGGGGTCTCGATACGGTCGATGCCAACCGGCGGCTGGGCTTTGCGGACGATGAACGCGACTATGCCATGGCGGCGGCCATGCTGCGCGCGCTGCACATCGACGCCGTGCGCTTGCTGACCAACAATCCCAACAAGGTTGCGGGGCTTGAGCGGGAAGGGATCAGCGTTTTCGAACGGGTCGGGCACCATATGCCGACCAATCCCCATAACGCCGACTATATCGCGACCAAGAAGGCGCGCAGCGGCCACTTCGACTAA
- a CDS encoding LolA family protein, whose translation MSFATPIARALIPAALVASVVAPAFAQSANDLKAVQSSLAATTSMTADFVQTDGRGRQLSGTLSLKRPGKIRFAYGAGANMLLVANGKTLNFIDYDVGQKSSWPIGKSPMAVLLSPNPDLARIARVQKSDNPNVVVVRARDARRPEFGTIVLAFTRSGGAPGGLKLEGWTAIDAQNKRTTVRLSNVRYNVAVPDSAFTFAEPGKKRA comes from the coding sequence ATGAGTTTTGCCACCCCTATCGCGCGTGCCCTGATTCCTGCGGCGCTGGTCGCGAGTGTCGTGGCGCCGGCATTCGCGCAAAGCGCGAACGACCTTAAGGCCGTCCAATCGAGCCTTGCCGCCACCACGTCGATGACCGCGGACTTCGTTCAGACCGACGGTCGCGGGCGCCAGTTGAGCGGCACGCTGAGCCTTAAGCGTCCGGGCAAGATCCGCTTCGCCTATGGCGCGGGTGCCAACATGCTGCTGGTCGCCAACGGCAAGACGCTCAACTTCATCGACTATGACGTCGGGCAGAAGTCGAGCTGGCCGATCGGCAAGTCGCCGATGGCCGTGCTGCTGTCGCCCAACCCCGACCTCGCCCGCATCGCCCGGGTGCAGAAGAGCGACAATCCCAACGTGGTCGTCGTTCGCGCCCGCGACGCGCGCCGTCCCGAATTCGGGACGATCGTGCTGGCGTTTACCCGCAGCGGCGGGGCCCCGGGCGGCCTGAAGCTGGAAGGCTGGACCGCAATCGACGCGCAGAACAAGCGCACCACGGTCCGACTGTCCAACGTGCGCTACAATGTCGCCGTCCCCGACAGCGCATTCACCTTCGCCGAACCGGGAAAGAAGCGCGCGTAA
- a CDS encoding DNA translocase FtsK produces MATAAQRAQKKDLGPDWRETLAVGIRNFLRKSFGAALIALSVALGVALITHNSVDPSLTTAAGGPPTNWLGSFGAYASDALLFLFGIGAVLFLPLIALRGLRFMRGAENPRFGRSLLLASLGVLLIGVAMGLYAGSAVPGLPAAYGGALGLAVSYGIDALIAAIGNPAVEGPVRLATMLLCGVGGLVVGYLSLGLRDEEKEWAAERLRRDPSAPVKPPRRTKIAVDNDDDVAAPPRPRPVVAVADPAKPIVAAAAAKLTGKKAKVAAAQAGQASLALGDNYQLPPIDLLNPAPPADKKQIDRAGLERNARLLESVLEDFNVRGDIIEVRPGPVVTMYELEPASGIKASRVIALADDIARNMSALSARVATIPGRTVIGIELPNAKRDMVSLTELIASQAFEDQNMSLPLILGKNISGDPVIADLAPMPHLLVAGTTGSGKSVGLNCMILSLLYRLSPDECRMIMIDPKMLELSIYDDIPHLLAPVVTEPGKAIRALKWTVEQMEERYRMMASLGVRQLASFNQKVRDAKAKGSTLGRKVQTGYDADTGQPVYETEELEYETLPQIVVVVDELADLMMTAGKEVEFLIQRLAQKARAAGIHLIMATQRPSVDVITGVIKANLPTRISFQVTSKIDSRTILGEQGAEQLLGKGDMLYMPGGKQILRVHGPFVSDEEVRAIADHWRKQGVPDYIQAVTEEPEDGGYLLDGAPVGDDDPETQLYRKAIQIVAESQKASTSYLQRQLRVGYNSAARLIERMEKDGLVGQPDHVGRREVLIDTDGHPI; encoded by the coding sequence ATGGCGACGGCCGCGCAGCGCGCGCAGAAGAAGGATTTGGGACCCGACTGGCGCGAGACGCTGGCGGTCGGCATTCGCAACTTCCTTCGCAAGAGCTTCGGTGCGGCGCTGATCGCGCTGTCGGTGGCACTTGGCGTTGCGCTGATCACCCACAATAGCGTCGACCCCAGCCTGACGACGGCCGCGGGCGGCCCGCCGACCAACTGGCTGGGCAGCTTCGGTGCCTATGCCAGCGACGCGCTGCTGTTCCTGTTCGGGATCGGCGCAGTGCTGTTCCTGCCGCTGATCGCGCTGCGCGGCCTGCGATTCATGCGCGGGGCGGAAAATCCACGGTTTGGCCGATCGCTGTTGCTGGCCAGCCTCGGGGTGCTGCTGATCGGGGTGGCGATGGGCCTTTATGCCGGATCGGCCGTGCCCGGACTGCCCGCCGCTTACGGCGGCGCGCTTGGGCTTGCCGTCAGTTACGGCATCGACGCGCTGATCGCGGCAATCGGCAATCCGGCGGTCGAGGGGCCGGTGCGGCTGGCGACGATGCTGCTGTGCGGAGTGGGCGGGCTGGTGGTTGGTTATCTTTCCCTGGGCCTTCGCGACGAGGAAAAGGAATGGGCGGCCGAACGGCTTCGCCGTGACCCGTCCGCACCCGTAAAGCCGCCGCGGCGGACCAAGATCGCGGTCGACAACGACGACGATGTCGCCGCGCCGCCGCGTCCGCGTCCGGTCGTCGCCGTTGCAGATCCCGCCAAGCCGATCGTGGCCGCAGCCGCCGCCAAGCTGACCGGTAAAAAGGCGAAAGTGGCCGCGGCGCAGGCCGGACAGGCCAGCCTGGCGCTGGGCGACAATTACCAATTGCCGCCGATCGACCTGCTCAATCCCGCGCCCCCGGCCGACAAGAAGCAGATCGACCGCGCCGGCCTCGAACGCAACGCACGCCTGCTGGAAAGCGTGCTGGAAGACTTCAACGTCCGCGGCGACATCATCGAAGTCCGCCCGGGACCGGTGGTCACCATGTACGAACTGGAACCGGCGAGCGGCATCAAGGCCAGCCGCGTGATCGCCCTGGCCGACGATATCGCGCGCAACATGTCGGCGCTGTCGGCACGCGTCGCGACCATCCCCGGCCGCACGGTCATCGGCATCGAACTTCCCAACGCCAAGCGCGACATGGTGAGCCTGACCGAGCTGATCGCCAGCCAGGCGTTCGAGGACCAGAACATGTCGCTGCCGTTGATCCTGGGGAAGAACATCAGCGGCGATCCGGTCATCGCCGACTTGGCACCGATGCCGCACCTGCTGGTCGCGGGGACGACCGGGTCGGGCAAGTCGGTCGGTTTGAACTGCATGATCCTGTCGCTGCTCTACCGCCTGTCGCCGGACGAGTGCCGGATGATCATGATCGACCCCAAGATGCTGGAGCTCAGCATCTATGACGACATCCCGCACCTGTTGGCGCCGGTCGTGACCGAGCCCGGCAAGGCGATCCGCGCGCTCAAGTGGACGGTCGAGCAGATGGAGGAGCGCTACCGGATGATGGCCAGCCTCGGCGTTCGCCAGCTTGCCAGCTTCAACCAGAAGGTGCGCGACGCCAAGGCCAAGGGCTCGACGCTGGGCCGCAAGGTCCAGACCGGCTACGACGCCGACACCGGCCAGCCGGTCTATGAAACCGAAGAGCTGGAATATGAAACCCTGCCGCAGATCGTGGTGGTGGTCGACGAGTTGGCCGACCTCATGATGACGGCCGGCAAGGAAGTCGAATTCCTGATCCAGCGACTGGCCCAGAAGGCGCGCGCGGCAGGCATCCACCTGATCATGGCGACGCAACGCCCGTCGGTCGACGTCATCACCGGCGTCATCAAGGCCAACCTGCCGACCCGCATCAGCTTCCAGGTCACCAGCAAGATCGATTCGCGCACCATTCTGGGCGAACAGGGCGCCGAACAGCTGCTGGGCAAGGGCGACATGTTGTACATGCCCGGCGGCAAGCAAATCCTGCGCGTCCACGGCCCGTTCGTCAGCGACGAAGAAGTCCGCGCCATCGCCGACCATTGGCGAAAGCAGGGCGTGCCCGACTATATTCAGGCAGTGACCGAAGAACCGGAAGACGGCGGCTACCTGCTCGACGGTGCGCCGGTCGGCGACGACGATCCCGAAACCCAGCTTTACCGCAAGGCGATCCAGATCGTCGCCGAGAGCCAGAAGGCGTCGACCAGCTACCTGCAGCGCCAGCTGCGCGTCGGCTACAACAGCGCGGCGCGACTGATCGAACGCATGGAGAAGGACGGCCTTGTCGGCCAGCCGGACCATGTCGGTCGGCGCGAAGTATTGATCGACACCGACGGGCATCCCATTTGA
- a CDS encoding LON peptidase substrate-binding domain-containing protein: MMGADPARIPLFPLAGAILFPRSQLPLHIFEPRYRDMVRDALAGTARIGMIQPSGAGDPPPLFRSGCVGDIVGVEEMDDGRYNIVLQGVSRFRLIAERDLGTTYRQADVDLAAYDDAEPDALPMAIRADVEREARRFGDALGVAIDWDMVGRLDDEMLVNAIAQVSPFDVGAKQALLEAPTLMERADLVVQLMQFQRLAPGGADNDQTLQ, translated from the coding sequence ATGATGGGTGCTGACCCTGCGCGGATCCCGCTGTTCCCGCTGGCCGGTGCAATCCTGTTTCCGCGCAGCCAATTGCCGCTGCATATTTTCGAGCCGCGATATCGCGACATGGTGCGCGACGCATTGGCCGGCACCGCACGAATCGGCATGATCCAGCCGAGCGGCGCAGGCGATCCGCCGCCCCTGTTCCGCAGCGGCTGCGTCGGCGACATCGTCGGGGTCGAGGAGATGGACGACGGCCGTTACAACATCGTGCTGCAGGGGGTCAGCCGGTTCCGCCTGATTGCCGAACGCGACCTTGGCACAACCTATCGCCAGGCCGATGTCGATCTTGCCGCCTATGACGATGCGGAGCCCGATGCGCTGCCGATGGCGATCCGCGCCGACGTCGAGCGCGAGGCGAGGCGGTTCGGCGATGCGTTGGGGGTCGCGATCGACTGGGACATGGTCGGTCGACTGGACGATGAGATGCTGGTCAACGCCATCGCCCAAGTGTCGCCGTTCGACGTCGGCGCCAAACAGGCCCTGCTGGAAGCACCGACGCTGATGGAGCGCGCCGACCTGGTCGTCCAGCTGATGCAGTTCCAGCGACTCGCGCCGGGCGGTGCGGACAACGACCAGACGCTGCAATGA
- the xth gene encoding exodeoxyribonuclease III: MTKLKIASWNINSVRARSHIVEKFLDEEQPDILCLQETKAMNDVFPGKPFLDRGYIHHELNGQKMHHGVAILSRVPLMDAGRHDWQDNGEARHVGAMLPHGIRLENVYIPAGGDIPDRNQNPKFGQKLDFLDRMTRWSEKLAQPTLIVGDFNIAPLESDVWNHKALLDVVSHTPIEVETLGRLQQSHDWVDLGRQFIPAPERNYTWWSYRSQDWKTSDRGRRLDHMWASPALAKQATGHRVLEPARGWDKPSDHVPLIVELEL; the protein is encoded by the coding sequence GTGACCAAACTCAAGATCGCCTCCTGGAACATCAACAGCGTCCGCGCGCGCAGCCATATCGTCGAGAAGTTCCTCGACGAGGAGCAGCCGGACATCCTTTGCCTACAGGAAACCAAGGCGATGAACGATGTCTTCCCGGGCAAGCCGTTCCTTGACCGCGGCTACATCCATCACGAACTCAACGGTCAGAAGATGCACCATGGCGTCGCCATCCTCAGCCGCGTGCCGTTGATGGATGCCGGCCGGCACGATTGGCAGGACAATGGCGAAGCGCGCCATGTCGGCGCAATGCTGCCGCACGGTATCCGTCTGGAAAATGTCTACATCCCGGCGGGCGGCGACATTCCCGACCGCAATCAGAACCCCAAGTTCGGCCAGAAACTGGACTTTCTGGACCGGATGACCCGCTGGTCGGAAAAGTTGGCTCAGCCGACTTTAATCGTCGGCGACTTCAACATCGCGCCGCTGGAAAGCGACGTCTGGAACCACAAGGCGCTGCTCGACGTCGTCAGCCACACACCAATCGAGGTCGAGACCCTTGGCCGATTGCAGCAAAGCCATGACTGGGTCGACCTCGGCCGCCAGTTCATCCCGGCGCCCGAGCGCAACTACACCTGGTGGAGCTATCGCTCGCAAGACTGGAAGACGAGCGATCGCGGTCGCCGCCTGGACCATATGTGGGCCAGCCCTGCGCTAGCCAAGCAGGCGACCGGGCACCGTGTGCTGGAACCCGCGCGTGGTTGGGACAAGCCGTCCGACCATGTGCCGCTGATCGTAGAGCTGGAGTTGTGA
- a CDS encoding FAD-dependent monooxygenase: MQRSDVIILGGGLVGLALAAALDASGLTAVVIDPADPSTRIDAAFDGRTSAVSSSSMRMFDTIGISDHFPAPGCPIRRIEVADGLEPGGLAFDPADDDEPLGWMHENRNLRAALLARAEAAKHVTLLWKSRAAAIDRSDVGVTATLEDGRVIKAALLVVAEGRNSPTRQQVGIRVANWKYDHAAIVSVLRHEQPHDNVAWEIFYPAGPFALLPMNDDADGRHRSAIVWSVRQADATGMLALSDDDFAAEAKAAMGGFLGAIQTAAPRSSYPLGFHHAARITDTRLVLVGDAAHGMHPIAGQGVNVGYRDAAALVQVLVEGARLGLDLGDRQLLDRYQRWRSLDTFMVSLATDGLARIYGIPGKTASRVRRFGMGLIDRIGPVKDRLMAEARGTSGDLPLLLRGLPI; this comes from the coding sequence ATGCAACGCAGCGATGTGATCATCCTTGGCGGCGGACTGGTCGGGCTGGCGCTCGCCGCCGCACTCGACGCCAGTGGCCTTACCGCCGTCGTCATCGACCCCGCCGACCCGTCGACCCGGATTGACGCCGCATTCGACGGCCGCACCAGTGCGGTCAGCTCATCTTCAATGCGGATGTTCGATACGATCGGGATCAGCGACCATTTTCCCGCGCCCGGCTGCCCCATCCGGCGCATCGAGGTCGCGGATGGGCTCGAGCCCGGCGGCCTTGCCTTCGATCCGGCAGATGATGACGAGCCGCTCGGCTGGATGCACGAAAACCGAAACTTGCGCGCCGCCCTGCTCGCGCGCGCCGAGGCAGCAAAACATGTCACGCTGCTGTGGAAGAGCCGCGCCGCCGCCATCGATCGGTCCGACGTCGGGGTGACGGCCACGCTCGAAGACGGGCGGGTCATCAAGGCGGCGTTGCTGGTTGTCGCGGAAGGTCGCAACAGCCCGACGCGCCAGCAGGTCGGGATTCGCGTCGCCAACTGGAAATATGACCATGCGGCGATCGTGTCGGTGCTGCGCCATGAACAGCCGCACGACAATGTCGCATGGGAAATCTTCTACCCGGCTGGGCCATTCGCGCTGCTGCCGATGAATGACGACGCCGATGGCCGGCACCGGTCGGCGATCGTCTGGTCGGTCCGTCAGGCCGACGCGACCGGAATGCTGGCCCTCAGCGACGACGATTTCGCGGCCGAGGCCAAGGCGGCGATGGGCGGCTTCCTCGGCGCCATCCAAACCGCGGCGCCTCGGTCCAGCTATCCGCTGGGCTTCCATCATGCGGCGCGCATCACCGATACGCGCCTCGTACTGGTGGGCGATGCCGCGCATGGCATGCACCCGATCGCCGGACAGGGCGTCAACGTCGGTTATCGCGATGCCGCCGCGCTGGTGCAGGTGCTGGTCGAAGGCGCTCGGCTGGGCCTCGACCTGGGCGACCGGCAGTTGCTCGACCGCTACCAGCGGTGGCGCAGCCTCGACACCTTCATGGTCAGCCTGGCGACCGACGGGCTCGCCCGCATCTACGGCATACCGGGGAAAACCGCGTCGCGCGTCCGGCGCTTCGGCATGGGCCTGATCGACCGCATCGGCCCGGTGAAGGACCGGTTGATGGCCGAAGCGCGCGGTACCAGCGGCGATCTGCCACTGCTGCTGCGCGGCCTGCCGATCTAG